Proteins from a single region of Thermoleophilia bacterium:
- a CDS encoding zinc-binding alcohol dehydrogenase family protein produces MKAAVVTNHGDAPEFREFDPPKAADDTELIEVELAGLNPVDIAIASGKFDSGAPPLPYVAGMEAIGAGADGRRVWVDGARFPWGTFAPETAISKGSGIELPEDIASEQAIAFGIAGMAAWLALDWRGGLQAGETVLINGASGSVGQIAIQAARLLGAGRVVGAARSESGMAKVKELGADAVVSTESDSLGEDLKEATGGGADLVLDNLWGAPAAAAIDAMKMKGRLIQVGNSADTHADLLAGRLRGGMIEIRGHRNFWAPREDQEAAFLEMCRHSIAGDLAIEVEVIPLAEVSDAWERQKASPGHKLALKP; encoded by the coding sequence ATGAAGGCCGCGGTCGTCACAAATCACGGCGATGCCCCGGAGTTCAGGGAGTTCGACCCGCCCAAGGCGGCTGATGACACCGAGCTGATCGAGGTCGAGCTGGCTGGCCTGAATCCGGTCGACATCGCGATCGCTTCGGGGAAGTTCGACTCCGGCGCACCTCCGCTTCCTTATGTGGCCGGGATGGAAGCGATCGGCGCCGGCGCCGACGGCCGCCGGGTCTGGGTCGACGGAGCCAGGTTCCCCTGGGGTACGTTCGCTCCGGAGACGGCGATCAGCAAGGGAAGCGGAATTGAATTGCCGGAAGACATTGCCTCCGAGCAGGCGATCGCCTTCGGTATCGCCGGGATGGCCGCCTGGCTCGCCCTCGACTGGCGCGGCGGACTCCAGGCGGGCGAGACCGTTCTGATCAACGGTGCCAGTGGCTCCGTCGGTCAGATCGCGATCCAGGCCGCACGGTTGCTCGGTGCCGGCCGAGTGGTCGGAGCGGCCCGCAGCGAATCCGGTATGGCGAAGGTGAAAGAACTCGGCGCCGACGCAGTGGTGAGTACGGAATCAGATTCCCTCGGCGAAGACCTGAAGGAAGCGACCGGGGGAGGGGCCGACCTTGTCCTCGACAACCTCTGGGGTGCACCTGCGGCCGCGGCCATCGACGCGATGAAGATGAAGGGCCGTTTGATTCAGGTCGGTAATTCGGCTGATACCCACGCGGACCTGCTGGCGGGGCGCCTGCGCGGCGGCATGATCGAGATTCGCGGCCATCGTAATTTCTGGGCGCCGCGTGAAGATCAGGAAGCGGCGTTCCTCGAGATGTGCCGCCACTCGATCGCCGGTGACCTGGCGATAGAAGTCGAAGTTATCCCGCTTGCCGAAGTCTCTGACGCCTGGGAGCGCCAGAAAGCGAGCCCAGGGCACAAACTGGCCCTCAAGCCGTGA
- a CDS encoding pantoate--beta-alanine ligase: MKILRNPSELREVRERYRVSGEKVGLVPTMGYLHEGHNSLLKAAREQADLVVMSLFVNPTQFRAGEDLSSYPRDEERDFAIAERAGVDLVYAPDPNDVYPSGFATKVEVTGLTEVLCGSEDGRGPGHFSGVTTIVAKLLNSVDPDFAYFGQKDAQQASVIKRMAEDLDFRTEIIVLPTVRERDGLAMSSRNAYLSQESRAKATAIWAALLETERTYPQAGLDAALDAGVRHLQTAGIDPEYFEARFPGTLDPAIDDSEEAILVAVAAQVDGTRLIDNILIEPRKNRSTP, encoded by the coding sequence ATGAAGATCCTGCGCAATCCGTCCGAGCTGCGTGAAGTTCGGGAGCGTTACCGCGTCAGCGGCGAGAAGGTCGGCCTGGTCCCGACCATGGGTTACCTCCATGAGGGTCACAACTCACTGCTCAAGGCCGCCCGCGAACAGGCCGACCTGGTCGTGATGAGCCTCTTCGTCAACCCCACCCAGTTTCGCGCCGGCGAAGACCTGAGCTCCTACCCACGAGACGAGGAAAGGGACTTCGCGATCGCCGAGCGGGCCGGAGTCGACCTCGTCTACGCACCCGACCCCAACGACGTCTACCCCTCCGGCTTCGCGACCAAGGTAGAAGTGACCGGGCTGACCGAGGTGCTCTGCGGCAGCGAGGACGGTCGCGGTCCCGGGCATTTTTCCGGGGTGACGACGATCGTGGCCAAACTCCTGAATTCGGTCGACCCCGACTTCGCCTACTTCGGGCAGAAGGACGCCCAGCAGGCTTCGGTCATCAAGCGCATGGCCGAAGACCTCGACTTCCGCACGGAGATCATCGTGCTGCCCACCGTGCGCGAACGGGACGGGCTGGCGATGAGCTCGCGCAATGCCTACCTCTCGCAAGAATCTCGCGCGAAAGCAACGGCGATCTGGGCGGCCCTGCTCGAGACCGAGCGCACTTATCCGCAGGCCGGCCTCGACGCGGCCCTCGACGCCGGCGTCCGGCACCTCCAGACGGCCGGGATCGACCCCGAGTACTTCGAAGCGCGTTTTCCGGGCACCCTCGACCCGGCGATCGACGACAGCGAGGAAGCAATCCTCGTTGCGGTCGCCGCCCAGGTTGACGGCACCCGCCTCATCGACAACATTCTCATTGAGCCAAGAAAGAACAGGAGCACCCCATGA
- the rimI gene encoding ribosomal protein S18-alanine N-acetyltransferase — protein MNETVEKPAPEPSALRLRQLTYADLPVVVSIERRSFVSPWSPGMFVLEMSKGSTISLVAVQEGDDRLVAYAVFSRYDAAWHLMNVAVAPEHRRHGIASALINGALARIEPDAPVTLEVRPSNQSAIALYGTFGFRNFGHRKRYYANGEDAMIMWRGDPALAGVPAEAAAGS, from the coding sequence TTGAACGAGACGGTCGAAAAGCCGGCCCCTGAACCGTCGGCACTTCGCCTGCGTCAGCTGACTTACGCCGATCTGCCGGTCGTGGTCTCGATCGAGCGCCGCTCATTCGTCAGCCCCTGGTCACCGGGCATGTTTGTGCTCGAGATGTCCAAGGGTTCGACCATCAGCCTCGTCGCGGTCCAGGAGGGGGACGACCGGCTGGTCGCCTACGCCGTCTTCTCGCGTTACGACGCCGCCTGGCACCTGATGAACGTTGCGGTCGCCCCCGAGCACCGCCGTCACGGGATCGCTTCGGCCCTGATCAACGGAGCCCTGGCCAGGATCGAGCCGGATGCCCCGGTGACCCTCGAGGTCCGGCCGTCCAACCAGTCGGCGATCGCCCTCTATGGGACCTTCGGTTTCCGCAACTTCGGGCACCGCAAGCGCTACTACGCGAACGGTGAAGACGCGATGATCATGTGGCGCGGGGATCCGGCCCTGGCGGGCGTTCCGGCCGAGGCTGCCGCGGGGAGCTGA
- the tsaB gene encoding tRNA (adenosine(37)-N6)-threonylcarbamoyltransferase complex dimerization subunit type 1 TsaB — protein MPFAVRSLSPRSALIIVGFDTATDDTVVGASVDGETVTESVIPPGPEGRPVHSQGLLGAVTEAAEAAGGWSRIDRIAVGTGPGTFTGIRIGLATANGIALSTGIELAGVSTLATLARPMLGPDHVTLALLDARRGEVFAALYGPAGEVLREPFVCGPDELASRIGEFDPGLVVGGPGAVRFREELDRADIATVGPEAGFNLLSAGAICELGASVDSEQLSNPLEPTYLRVPDAQLWLERDGRKAGP, from the coding sequence ATGCCGTTCGCTGTTCGCAGCCTATCGCCGCGGTCGGCCTTGATAATCGTCGGTTTCGACACCGCTACCGACGACACGGTCGTCGGCGCTTCGGTAGACGGTGAGACCGTCACCGAATCGGTGATTCCTCCGGGACCCGAGGGTCGGCCCGTCCACAGCCAAGGCCTGCTCGGCGCCGTGACCGAGGCCGCCGAGGCCGCCGGCGGCTGGTCGCGGATCGACCGGATCGCGGTCGGCACCGGGCCCGGGACGTTTACCGGGATCCGGATCGGCCTGGCCACGGCCAACGGGATCGCCCTGTCCACTGGCATCGAACTGGCGGGGGTCTCGACCCTTGCCACGCTCGCACGGCCGATGCTCGGCCCCGACCACGTGACGCTGGCCCTGCTCGACGCGCGACGCGGTGAAGTCTTCGCTGCGCTCTACGGGCCGGCCGGCGAGGTCCTCCGGGAGCCGTTTGTCTGCGGTCCGGACGAGCTGGCGTCCCGCATCGGGGAATTCGACCCCGGTCTCGTGGTCGGGGGTCCGGGGGCGGTACGATTCAGGGAAGAACTCGACCGGGCAGACATCGCAACCGTCGGCCCGGAGGCGGGTTTCAACCTTTTGAGCGCAGGCGCAATCTGTGAACTTGGTGCCTCCGTCGATTCCGAACAACTTTCCAATCCCCTCGAACCCACATATCTGAGAGTCCCCGATGCACAACTCTGGCTTGAACGAGACGGTCGAAAAGCCGGCCCCTGA
- a CDS encoding ROK family protein, producing the protein MPVAAPGDIETPEEIEASEAESPEITAEPDPPEPVEPPEPEAEAPIAPETATQSETEAPGGIQWASEPSPEAGTPEPPPALEPPEIPESQIPDPPAVAEATEAVPAPRPPASFAVSPPPDPPVPPVVPAGIAAISTPLEPATPAAPPPSAIQLQAETRAATLVGGIDLGGTKIAAAIISPNHEILAYRRRPTPATGGPSDVIRAMAVTLQEAAQDAGVEAHLLRAVGVGSPGSVDTATGSVSGAGNLPGWSGSFPMASALREAIGTKVVVGNDVQVGTNAEYLLGAGAGYRSILGVFWGTGVGGGIVLNGKPWRGRGRAGEIGHTLVRRGGAPNSNGLNGTVEAYAGRKAMQAKAEREMKKGRESDLFKIMERHSKPNLTSAIWSHARDHGDELAVELLDRAVKSLSAGIASAVNLLDVEAVVIGGGMGVRFADSLVPEIIDGMPEYLLNKDNPPAVKVAGLGDEGGVIGASLLVS; encoded by the coding sequence ATGCCCGTGGCCGCCCCGGGGGATATTGAGACTCCCGAAGAGATCGAGGCCTCCGAAGCAGAATCTCCGGAGATAACTGCAGAACCGGACCCCCCGGAACCGGTCGAGCCCCCTGAACCCGAGGCCGAAGCGCCGATCGCGCCCGAGACCGCGACCCAGTCCGAGACCGAGGCCCCCGGTGGCATCCAGTGGGCGAGCGAACCGTCCCCGGAAGCCGGAACACCCGAGCCTCCGCCGGCCCTGGAGCCGCCCGAAATTCCCGAATCTCAGATCCCGGACCCCCCGGCCGTCGCGGAAGCGACCGAGGCCGTGCCCGCACCCCGGCCGCCGGCTTCATTCGCGGTGTCGCCGCCCCCGGACCCACCGGTGCCTCCTGTGGTTCCGGCCGGCATCGCCGCGATCTCGACGCCGCTCGAGCCGGCCACGCCCGCCGCTCCGCCCCCATCGGCGATTCAGCTCCAGGCCGAGACCCGGGCCGCCACCCTGGTCGGAGGCATCGACCTCGGCGGCACCAAGATCGCCGCCGCGATCATCAGTCCGAACCACGAAATCCTCGCTTATCGCCGTCGGCCGACCCCGGCCACGGGTGGTCCGAGCGACGTAATCAGAGCGATGGCAGTGACCCTCCAGGAGGCCGCGCAGGACGCCGGAGTCGAGGCCCACCTCCTGCGGGCGGTCGGAGTCGGTTCACCGGGTTCAGTCGACACGGCGACCGGTTCGGTCTCCGGCGCCGGCAACCTGCCCGGCTGGTCCGGCAGCTTCCCGATGGCCAGCGCACTGCGCGAAGCGATCGGCACCAAGGTCGTCGTCGGCAACGACGTGCAGGTCGGCACCAACGCGGAGTACCTGCTCGGCGCCGGAGCCGGCTACCGGAGCATCCTCGGTGTCTTCTGGGGCACCGGCGTCGGCGGCGGCATCGTGCTCAACGGCAAGCCGTGGCGCGGCCGCGGACGCGCCGGCGAAATCGGTCACACCCTGGTCCGCCGGGGTGGCGCGCCGAACAGCAATGGACTCAACGGCACGGTCGAGGCCTACGCCGGCCGCAAGGCGATGCAGGCCAAGGCCGAGCGTGAGATGAAAAAGGGCCGCGAGTCGGATCTCTTCAAGATCATGGAGAGGCACAGCAAGCCGAATCTGACCAGCGCGATCTGGTCACACGCCCGCGACCACGGCGACGAACTGGCGGTCGAGCTGCTCGACCGCGCGGTGAAGTCCCTTTCCGCAGGCATTGCTTCCGCCGTCAACCTGCTCGACGTCGAAGCGGTCGTGATCGGTGGCGGGATGGGCGTCCGGTTCGCCGATTCGCTGGTCCCGGAGATCATCGACGGCATGCCCGAGTACCTGCTGAACAAGGACAACCCGCCGGCGGTCAAGGTCGCCGGACTCGGGGACGAAGGCGGCGTAATCGGCGCTTCGCTGCTCGTTTCGTGA
- the tsaD gene encoding tRNA (adenosine(37)-N6)-threonylcarbamoyltransferase complex transferase subunit TsaD, with protein sequence MPALAIETSCDDTCAAVLEGPVILSNVISSQAIHGKYGGVVPEVASRHHLELTGPVIKAALEQAEVEVCDLDSIAVTAGPGLIGALLIGLSTAKAMAAPRRLPLIPTDHLQGHVAANFLEPDPIAPPFVCLIASGGHTLLAGVREFGGFEILGETLDDAAGEAIDKAARMLGLGYPGGPALEHLAADGDPGAFSFPVAMSRNPGLDFSFSGLKTALVYRCRDLGEGEIEEYRADLAAGFQAAVVEQLVTKLRRALDRDDWPAVALGGGVAANGPLRRAVQDLCEERGIELKLVPSELCTDNAAMIGSAARYTPAMAYPDYLAFDAFATAGGR encoded by the coding sequence TTGCCGGCCCTGGCGATCGAGACGTCCTGCGACGACACCTGTGCCGCGGTCCTGGAGGGCCCGGTCATCCTCTCCAACGTGATCTCCTCCCAGGCGATCCATGGCAAATACGGGGGAGTCGTGCCTGAGGTCGCTTCGCGGCACCACCTCGAACTCACCGGGCCGGTGATCAAGGCGGCCCTCGAGCAGGCCGAGGTCGAGGTGTGCGACCTCGACTCGATCGCGGTGACCGCCGGCCCCGGCCTGATCGGGGCCCTGCTGATCGGCTTGAGCACGGCCAAGGCGATGGCCGCGCCGCGTCGCCTGCCGCTGATTCCCACCGATCACCTGCAAGGACACGTGGCGGCCAACTTCCTCGAGCCGGACCCGATCGCACCGCCGTTCGTCTGCCTGATCGCCAGTGGCGGCCACACCCTGCTCGCCGGCGTCCGGGAGTTCGGTGGTTTCGAAATCCTCGGGGAGACCCTCGACGACGCCGCCGGCGAAGCGATCGACAAGGCAGCCCGGATGCTGGGCCTGGGTTATCCGGGCGGTCCCGCCCTGGAGCATCTGGCTGCCGATGGTGACCCCGGCGCGTTCAGCTTCCCGGTCGCGATGAGCCGGAATCCCGGCCTGGACTTCAGCTTCAGCGGACTGAAGACGGCGCTGGTCTACCGCTGCCGCGATCTCGGTGAGGGGGAGATAGAGGAGTACCGCGCCGATCTCGCCGCCGGCTTCCAGGCGGCGGTGGTCGAACAGCTGGTCACCAAGCTGCGCCGGGCGCTCGACCGGGACGACTGGCCGGCGGTCGCGCTCGGCGGCGGCGTCGCCGCGAACGGACCGCTCCGCCGAGCGGTCCAGGACCTCTGCGAAGAGCGCGGCATCGAGTTGAAGCTGGTGCCTTCAGAACTATGCACCGACAACGCCGCGATGATCGGCTCGGCCGCCCGGTACACACCGGCCATGGCCTATCCTGATTACCTCGCCTTTGACGCCTTCGCCACCGCCGGGGGCCGATGA
- a CDS encoding uracil-DNA glycosylase yields the protein MVGSPEMRRNQLVQVFREARTCVKCPLSESRTQVVFGAGNADAELMFVGEAPGAEEDRQGLPFVGRSGALLTSMLENAGISREDVFIANTLKCRPPENRDPTRQEIETCQPWLFEQIRLIEPRVVATLGNFATKLLSGDETGITRVHGKPQVKQLGVRTVFLLPLFHPAAALRARGTSELLAADINALPELLKRDLPQSGAGDEGP from the coding sequence ATGGTCGGCTCCCCGGAGATGAGACGCAATCAGCTGGTTCAGGTCTTCCGCGAGGCCCGGACCTGCGTCAAATGCCCACTCAGCGAATCGCGGACCCAGGTGGTTTTCGGGGCTGGTAACGCCGACGCGGAGCTGATGTTCGTCGGTGAGGCACCCGGGGCCGAAGAGGACCGCCAGGGCCTGCCTTTCGTCGGCCGCTCCGGCGCGCTCCTCACCTCGATGCTGGAGAACGCCGGCATCAGCCGGGAAGACGTCTTCATCGCCAACACCCTGAAGTGCCGCCCCCCGGAAAATCGCGATCCGACACGACAAGAGATCGAGACCTGCCAACCGTGGCTTTTCGAGCAGATCAGGCTGATCGAGCCGCGGGTGGTGGCCACGCTCGGAAACTTCGCGACAAAACTGCTTTCCGGGGACGAGACCGGCATCACCCGGGTCCACGGCAAGCCCCAGGTGAAGCAGCTCGGCGTCCGGACGGTGTTCCTCCTGCCGCTCTTCCATCCGGCCGCCGCGCTGAGGGCCCGGGGCACGTCCGAACTGCTGGCCGCGGACATCAACGCCCTGCCGGAACTGCTGAAACGCGATCTGCCGCAATCCGGGGCCGGGGACGAGGGGCCTTGA
- a CDS encoding acyltransferase — MEDQSGWKTWWRKRRWYERNRRLGHRLRINRHLARSGAYIRYPVEGEVLEGLDSGRLVLGPGTLLEPGCWITMAPEAQVHIGQGCFLNRNVMIAAHREVTIGDHVMFANGCFVGDASHRFDDPDVPITWQGFTSKGPVRIGSNCWFGVNCVVTEGVTIGDHCVIGSNSVVNSDLPDGVIAAGAPARVIREIEFKPSDQGSGSQSHE; from the coding sequence GTGGAAGATCAATCCGGCTGGAAAACCTGGTGGCGCAAACGCCGCTGGTACGAAAGAAATCGCCGGCTCGGTCACCGCCTCCGGATCAACCGCCACCTGGCGAGATCCGGCGCCTACATTCGATACCCGGTGGAAGGCGAGGTGCTCGAAGGGCTTGATTCCGGTCGTCTCGTACTCGGCCCCGGGACCCTGCTCGAGCCCGGTTGCTGGATCACGATGGCACCGGAGGCGCAGGTCCACATCGGCCAGGGCTGCTTCCTCAACCGCAACGTGATGATCGCGGCCCACCGCGAGGTCACGATCGGAGACCACGTCATGTTCGCCAACGGCTGCTTCGTCGGTGACGCCAGCCACCGTTTCGATGACCCCGATGTTCCGATCACCTGGCAGGGTTTCACCTCGAAAGGGCCGGTCCGAATCGGGTCGAACTGCTGGTTCGGGGTCAACTGCGTGGTCACCGAAGGCGTGACGATCGGCGACCACTGCGTGATCGGGTCGAATTCGGTGGTCAACTCGGACCTGCCGGACGGCGTGATCGCCGCCGGCGCCCCGGCCCGGGTGATCCGCGAGATCGAGTTCAAGCCCTCAGATCAGGGCAGCGGTTCCCAGTCCCACGAATAG
- a CDS encoding DUF2520 domain-containing protein: MNQHTTAPKALTIIGPGRVGNSIAKAAAGAGIEVDLAGRDFGNHDLASKTVLICVPDGSIGEVAEAIAATGELPRLTGHTSGATTLEPLAAAQTGGAFSIHPLQTVPDGESDLSGCPCAIAGSTGDAADLARDLGAGLGMEPFEIDEADRALYHAAASIAANFLVTLEQTASGLLDELGVERSREVLSPLVQRSLDNWRKRGAGALTGPISRGDEATVRQHRSALSESRPDLLGLYDAMAERTRDLARAQTGAAAR; the protein is encoded by the coding sequence ATGAATCAGCACACGACTGCGCCGAAGGCGCTGACAATCATCGGGCCCGGACGGGTCGGGAATTCGATCGCGAAAGCGGCCGCCGGCGCCGGTATCGAGGTCGACCTCGCCGGCCGTGATTTCGGCAACCACGACCTGGCCTCGAAGACAGTGCTGATCTGCGTGCCCGACGGCTCGATCGGTGAAGTCGCCGAAGCGATCGCCGCAACTGGTGAACTGCCGCGGCTCACCGGTCATACCAGCGGCGCGACAACGCTCGAGCCGCTGGCCGCCGCGCAGACAGGCGGTGCCTTCTCGATTCATCCCCTGCAGACAGTGCCGGACGGCGAGTCCGACCTGAGCGGCTGCCCCTGCGCGATCGCCGGGTCGACCGGGGATGCGGCCGATCTTGCCCGCGATCTCGGCGCCGGCCTCGGCATGGAGCCTTTCGAGATCGACGAAGCCGACCGCGCGCTCTACCACGCCGCCGCCAGCATCGCCGCCAACTTTCTCGTGACCCTGGAGCAGACGGCGTCCGGCCTGCTCGACGAACTCGGGGTAGAGCGTTCTCGGGAAGTCCTCTCCCCCCTGGTCCAGCGGTCGCTGGACAACTGGCGGAAGCGCGGCGCCGGGGCGCTGACCGGGCCGATCAGCCGCGGAGACGAAGCGACTGTCCGCCAACACCGCTCGGCCCTGAGCGAATCCCGACCAGACCTGCTCGGGCTCTACGACGCAATGGCCGAGCGCACCCGCGACCTGGCCCGCGCGCAGACCGGGGCGGCCGCCAGATGA
- the panB gene encoding 3-methyl-2-oxobutanoate hydroxymethyltransferase has protein sequence MSSASRSDQGQDDRTPMTITRLAEMKEAGLPITMITAYDFPSAQVIEEVGVDVVLVGDSAANCVLGYDSTVPVGMDEMTILAKAVRRGLKTPLLVGDLPFGSYEASNELAIASAQRLVKEAGCDAVKLEGGGASVDRAAAIIGAGIPVMGHVGLTPQTATALGGLRAQGRTASQAIKVAEDAIALDHAGCFAIVIEAVPQAVAELIAQNLQAPTIGIGAGNATAGQVLVLHDLAGINAGHMAKFVKRYADVRGEMKRGVAEYAAEVRSGAFPGPEHVYGVEPAELEQLQQRLNREDLESNYSWDWEPLP, from the coding sequence ATGAGTTCTGCGTCCAGGAGCGACCAGGGTCAGGACGACCGCACCCCGATGACGATCACCCGGCTGGCCGAGATGAAGGAAGCCGGCCTGCCGATCACGATGATCACGGCCTACGACTTCCCTTCGGCCCAGGTGATCGAAGAGGTCGGCGTCGACGTCGTCCTGGTCGGTGACTCGGCGGCAAACTGCGTCCTCGGTTACGACAGCACGGTGCCGGTCGGCATGGACGAAATGACGATCCTCGCGAAGGCGGTCCGCCGTGGACTGAAGACACCGCTGCTCGTGGGCGACCTGCCCTTCGGCTCGTATGAGGCTTCGAACGAGCTCGCGATCGCCAGCGCCCAGCGCCTGGTGAAAGAGGCCGGCTGTGACGCGGTCAAGCTCGAGGGCGGCGGCGCCTCGGTCGATCGCGCGGCCGCGATCATCGGCGCCGGCATCCCGGTGATGGGACACGTCGGGCTGACGCCGCAGACGGCGACCGCCCTCGGTGGCCTGCGCGCCCAGGGACGCACCGCGAGCCAGGCGATCAAGGTCGCTGAAGACGCGATCGCCCTCGACCATGCCGGCTGCTTCGCCATCGTGATCGAAGCCGTGCCCCAGGCGGTGGCCGAGTTGATCGCCCAGAACCTCCAGGCACCGACGATCGGCATCGGGGCCGGCAACGCGACCGCGGGCCAGGTCCTGGTCCTCCACGACCTCGCCGGCATCAACGCCGGCCACATGGCGAAGTTCGTCAAGCGTTACGCCGACGTGCGTGGAGAAATGAAGCGAGGGGTCGCCGAGTATGCCGCCGAGGTCAGGTCAGGCGCCTTCCCCGGGCCGGAACACGTCTACGGCGTCGAACCGGCCGAGCTGGAGCAGCTGCAGCAGCGGCTAAACCGCGAAGACCTCGAGTCGAACTATTCGTGGGACTGGGAACCGCTGCCCTGA
- the tsaE gene encoding tRNA (adenosine(37)-N6)-threonylcarbamoyltransferase complex ATPase subunit type 1 TsaE — MTTGATSIESGSAGETERLGRDLARDLAPGDLILLKGEIGTGKSTLARAAMRELGVEGAIPSPTFTIGRSYRGRVPVSHLDLHRVGSIDAEDPGLLNEYFGPEKVVFVEWPGESEADLIASAMRTRSVRLSHAGGDRRRIEVGAATGPGTLSA, encoded by the coding sequence TTGACCACCGGCGCGACGAGCATCGAATCCGGCTCGGCCGGAGAGACGGAGCGGCTGGGCCGCGACCTTGCCCGGGACCTCGCTCCCGGAGACCTGATCCTGCTGAAGGGAGAGATCGGCACGGGCAAGTCAACCCTGGCCCGGGCGGCGATGCGTGAGCTCGGAGTCGAAGGTGCGATCCCTTCACCCACCTTCACGATCGGACGGAGCTATCGGGGCCGGGTGCCGGTCTCTCACCTCGACCTGCACCGGGTGGGTTCGATCGATGCGGAAGACCCCGGGCTCCTCAACGAGTATTTCGGCCCTGAGAAGGTCGTCTTCGTGGAATGGCCCGGTGAGTCCGAGGCCGACCTGATCGCATCGGCGATGCGCACCAGGTCGGTCCGGTTATCTCACGCCGGGGGCGATCGCCGCCGCATCGAAGTCGGAGCGGCGACCGGCCCGGGAACGCTCAGCGCCTGA